One window from the genome of Castellaniella sp. MT123 encodes:
- a CDS encoding TrbG/VirB9 family P-type conjugative transfer protein has product MFDHFPSRQALALMLSLALAGPALALETPRSSRLDHRVRTVNYNPADVIQLDAVIGVATHIVLAPDEHYVYHVFGDSSAYAFTYKDNHLFFKPTAEDANTNLIVVTDQRDYSFRLSYSDSRSAPALYKLVIRYPDVEARKRDQAAQQAAIKRSLQATPTRVNWLAYTRSGDAAIAPVHAWDDGRQTWLQFAPGADIPAVYRVTPDGQEVITNFHMADDRTLVLHRTSTLWHLRLGDLVLAIHNETYGATPPPAHTGTTSPTVKRRIKGQSSRSQSVESQAVSSQSSSMPVPSFRVREVSPARNTP; this is encoded by the coding sequence ATGTTTGACCACTTCCCCAGCCGCCAGGCACTGGCCCTGATGCTGAGCCTGGCGCTTGCAGGGCCCGCCCTGGCCCTGGAAACCCCCAGATCCTCGCGTCTGGACCATCGTGTGCGCACTGTGAACTACAACCCGGCCGACGTGATCCAGCTGGACGCCGTAATCGGTGTGGCCACCCACATCGTGCTGGCCCCAGACGAACACTACGTCTATCACGTCTTTGGCGACAGCAGCGCCTATGCCTTCACCTACAAGGACAATCACCTGTTCTTCAAGCCCACGGCCGAGGACGCCAACACCAATCTGATCGTGGTGACTGACCAGCGCGATTACAGTTTCCGGCTGTCCTACAGCGACAGCCGCAGCGCTCCGGCCCTCTATAAGCTCGTCATCCGGTATCCAGACGTCGAAGCCCGCAAGCGCGACCAGGCTGCCCAGCAAGCTGCCATCAAGCGATCCCTACAGGCGACCCCCACCCGCGTTAACTGGCTGGCCTACACCCGAAGCGGCGACGCGGCGATTGCCCCAGTCCACGCCTGGGACGATGGCCGCCAGACCTGGCTGCAATTTGCCCCCGGTGCAGATATTCCAGCGGTCTATCGAGTCACACCCGACGGCCAGGAAGTCATCACCAACTTCCACATGGCCGACGACCGCACCCTGGTACTGCACCGCACCTCGACCCTGTGGCATCTGCGCTTGGGCGATCTGGTGCTCGCCATCCATAACGAGACCTATGGCGCAACGCCGCCACCGGCGCATACCGGGACGACATCGCCAACGGTCAAGCGGCGGATCAAGGGTCAATCTTCACGGTCCCAGTCGGTCGAATCACAGGCAGTAAGCAGCCAATCCTCGAGCATGCCCGTGCCCTCTTTCCGGGTTCGAGAAGTGAGCCCAGCAAGGAATACCCCATGA
- the stbB gene encoding StbB family protein, with product MKVAVLNYTGSVGKTVVASHLLAPRMNGAQIFAVESTNETGADLGLEVDQLRGEHFGRLFRELLTRDDAIVDVGASNIEDFLNHMMRYEGAHEEMSCFVLPVINTGKAQRETIKTVAALAELGVDPERVRILFNRVESSVEDEFPSILAYAAKTGEVQANPKAAVFENEVFELLADLRTTLADVLADQTDYRALLKAADRSDHARISQLSNRHALRALAQPVDRQMNAAFAALFA from the coding sequence ATGAAAGTCGCAGTCCTGAACTACACCGGATCGGTCGGCAAGACCGTCGTCGCCTCTCACCTGCTGGCCCCCCGCATGAATGGCGCCCAGATCTTTGCCGTGGAGTCCACCAACGAAACCGGCGCAGACCTGGGCCTGGAAGTCGATCAACTACGCGGCGAACACTTCGGCAGGCTCTTTCGAGAACTGCTCACCCGTGACGATGCCATCGTGGACGTGGGGGCGAGCAACATCGAGGATTTTCTGAACCACATGATGCGCTACGAAGGGGCACACGAGGAAATGAGCTGCTTCGTGCTGCCGGTCATCAACACCGGCAAGGCCCAGCGCGAAACCATCAAGACCGTGGCCGCCCTGGCCGAGCTGGGTGTGGATCCCGAGCGTGTGCGCATCCTGTTCAACCGAGTGGAATCCAGCGTAGAGGATGAATTCCCCTCGATCCTCGCCTATGCGGCCAAAACGGGCGAAGTGCAGGCCAACCCCAAGGCGGCCGTTTTTGAGAACGAAGTCTTCGAGCTGCTGGCCGATCTGCGCACCACGCTGGCTGACGTGCTGGCCGACCAGACGGATTACCGGGCGCTCTTGAAGGCCGCCGACCGCAGCGACCATGCGCGGATCTCCCAGCTGAGTAACCGGCACGCCCTGCGCGCCCTGGCCCAGCCTGTGGATCGGCAGATGAATGCAGCCTTTGCCGCGCTCTTTGCCTGA
- the virB10 gene encoding type IV secretion system protein VirB10, whose product MNDEQPHPKLEREPLEREPLHREPLDLGATGHSAPRGARAFLWLTILVAVAVAAGVLLKAWSRDTEQANTTGLEADQSGITNRLTAPKVERPAPTIKPEAPPPAAEPSHTYYVPPPMPAAPPPVDEVAQRRLASPLNAGSTDGGAAASHPTGPGGPLADAGPLADKLRPLELAPSVAGQLGNRNFLLTQGTMIDCTLQTKLVSTQAGLLTCLATHDVMSTNGKVKLIDAGTKFTGYQSGGIVQGQARAFVTWNRLETPAGVIVNLGSLGTGPLGEAGLDGHIDNHFWQRFGNAILLSLVGDFGSWAANQGQSGSNNIRFDNTREGGQEVVAKILEKSLDIPPTLYKNQGTRIGIMVARDLDFSQVYDLEPIP is encoded by the coding sequence ATGAACGATGAACAACCCCACCCGAAGCTGGAGCGCGAGCCGTTGGAGCGTGAACCCCTGCACCGCGAGCCCCTGGACCTGGGCGCTACCGGCCACAGCGCCCCACGCGGTGCGCGGGCCTTTCTGTGGCTCACCATCCTCGTGGCCGTCGCCGTGGCAGCAGGCGTGCTGCTCAAGGCCTGGAGCCGCGATACCGAGCAGGCCAACACCACCGGCCTGGAGGCCGATCAAAGCGGCATCACCAACCGCCTGACAGCTCCCAAGGTCGAACGCCCGGCCCCAACAATCAAGCCAGAAGCACCGCCTCCAGCCGCAGAACCAAGCCACACCTACTATGTGCCGCCGCCCATGCCTGCCGCACCGCCGCCCGTCGATGAAGTCGCCCAGCGCAGGCTCGCGAGCCCCCTGAATGCCGGTTCCACCGATGGCGGCGCTGCAGCCAGCCACCCCACTGGTCCCGGCGGGCCGCTTGCCGATGCCGGTCCCCTAGCCGACAAGCTGCGGCCGCTGGAGCTCGCCCCTTCTGTCGCAGGCCAACTGGGCAACCGCAATTTCCTGCTCACCCAGGGCACCATGATCGACTGCACGCTGCAAACCAAGCTGGTGAGCACCCAGGCGGGGCTGTTGACGTGTCTAGCCACCCACGACGTGATGAGCACCAACGGCAAGGTGAAACTGATCGACGCAGGCACCAAGTTCACGGGCTACCAGTCCGGCGGGATCGTGCAGGGCCAGGCCCGCGCCTTCGTCACCTGGAACCGGCTGGAAACTCCGGCAGGCGTGATCGTCAATCTTGGGTCACTCGGCACCGGCCCCTTGGGCGAAGCTGGTCTGGATGGCCATATCGACAATCATTTCTGGCAGCGCTTTGGCAACGCCATCCTGCTGTCGCTGGTCGGAGACTTCGGCAGCTGGGCGGCCAACCAAGGGCAGTCTGGCAGCAACAACATCCGCTTTGACAACACCCGCGAAGGCGGCCAGGAGGTCGTCGCCAAGATCCTGGAAAAGTCACTCGACATCCCCCCAACCCTCTACAAGAACCAGGGCACGCGCATCGGCATCATGGTCGCGCGTGACCTGGACTTCAGCCAAGTCTATGACCTTGAACCCATCCCCTGA
- the virB11 gene encoding P-type DNA transfer ATPase VirB11: MTLNPSPEPLPFDRAIAVNTFLRPLAPHLADPAVTEIAIVRAGEIYTRVRGAWQLHDCEMLTYPHLEALATALAAYNHMAKAPILSVLLPGGERGQIVQPPACLDGTMAINIRKHTQAAFTLDELQAQGAFDTVEDIAAQREAGGLSATDQQLMALKSAGDIPAFLHAAIQARKNLVVAGATGSGKTTFARSLIDRVPVDERLITIEDVHELILPRHRNCIHLMYGGTRGRVSATDSLAACMRLSPDRIFLAELRGPETWDYLAALNTGHPGSVTTTHANGAADTFERLAVLIKQSPTGGNLDLATIQAFLRQTVDIVLYFERFRLKELWFEPRRPGPG, translated from the coding sequence ATGACCTTGAACCCATCCCCTGAGCCGCTGCCCTTTGACCGGGCGATTGCGGTCAACACCTTTTTGCGGCCGCTCGCCCCCCACCTGGCCGATCCCGCCGTCACGGAAATCGCCATCGTGCGGGCGGGCGAAATCTACACCCGTGTCCGTGGTGCCTGGCAGCTGCATGACTGCGAGATGCTGACCTATCCGCATCTGGAAGCCCTGGCCACGGCCCTGGCGGCCTACAACCACATGGCCAAAGCACCAATTCTGTCGGTGCTGCTGCCGGGCGGCGAACGCGGCCAGATCGTGCAGCCCCCAGCCTGCCTGGACGGGACGATGGCCATCAACATCCGCAAGCACACCCAGGCGGCCTTCACACTGGATGAACTGCAGGCGCAGGGGGCATTCGATACGGTCGAGGACATCGCTGCGCAACGCGAAGCAGGTGGCCTGTCTGCGACGGACCAGCAGCTCATGGCGCTCAAATCCGCTGGCGACATCCCCGCCTTCCTGCACGCGGCCATTCAGGCGCGCAAGAACCTGGTCGTGGCCGGGGCCACGGGGTCGGGCAAAACCACCTTTGCCCGCTCGCTCATCGACCGGGTGCCCGTCGATGAACGGCTCATCACCATCGAGGACGTGCACGAGCTCATCCTGCCGCGCCACCGCAACTGCATCCACTTGATGTACGGCGGCACACGCGGGCGGGTCTCGGCCACCGACAGCCTGGCGGCCTGCATGCGCTTATCGCCAGATCGGATTTTTCTGGCTGAGCTGCGCGGGCCCGAGACCTGGGATTATCTGGCGGCGCTGAACACCGGGCATCCGGGGTCAGTGACCACTACGCACGCGAACGGCGCAGCCGACACGTTCGAACGGCTGGCCGTGCTCATCAAACAGTCGCCCACGGGCGGCAATCTGGACCTGGCCACCATCCAGGCATTCCTGCGCCAGACCGTGGACATCGTGCTGTATTTCGAACGGTTCCGGCTGAAGGAACTGTGGTTCGAGCCGCGACGGCCTGGGCCTGGGTAA
- a CDS encoding TrfA, with translation MLTHTSHLTRSPAAAAKRLEDAMRFAHRKAAEAKTHSPAAGLDIRPFVVPGVSEASRAIPNHIARSGIFAPIRRGASIMHKETVFLSARNIQITGSGEQLSEDHADIWMHAMYLQATCPAGQQPIVNRADFLRGIGRNTSGASYQWLHEGMKDLARFTLCIEARRPDGSAKYSFGMHPACRVLPMMGGFDYADGVYTLVIDPRWAQIFGNREYALIDWETRQKLRGNLARSLQRLIATSADTQQRYSLQWLKDRAHHTGHLRNFRAALLKALEELADLNLIASPQIGLEKGREVASWVRNNGRSAS, from the coding sequence ATGCTGACCCACACCAGCCACCTGACCCGATCCCCAGCTGCCGCAGCCAAGCGCCTTGAAGACGCCATGCGCTTTGCCCACCGTAAGGCAGCAGAAGCCAAAACCCATTCACCTGCCGCAGGGCTCGATATCCGGCCCTTCGTCGTGCCCGGCGTTTCCGAGGCATCCCGTGCCATCCCTAACCATATCGCCCGCTCTGGCATCTTCGCGCCCATCCGGCGCGGGGCCAGCATCATGCACAAGGAAACCGTCTTTCTGTCGGCCCGCAATATCCAGATCACGGGCAGCGGCGAGCAGTTATCCGAAGACCATGCCGACATCTGGATGCACGCCATGTACCTGCAAGCCACCTGCCCCGCAGGCCAACAGCCCATCGTGAACCGCGCAGATTTCCTGCGCGGGATTGGACGCAATACCAGTGGGGCCAGCTACCAGTGGTTGCACGAAGGCATGAAGGATCTGGCCCGTTTTACCCTGTGCATCGAAGCTAGGCGGCCAGATGGATCGGCCAAATACAGCTTTGGCATGCATCCGGCCTGCCGGGTACTGCCCATGATGGGCGGCTTCGACTACGCAGACGGCGTCTACACCCTGGTCATCGACCCACGCTGGGCACAGATCTTCGGCAACCGGGAATATGCCCTGATCGACTGGGAGACACGCCAGAAACTGCGCGGCAATCTCGCCCGCAGCCTGCAGCGACTGATCGCCACCTCCGCCGATACGCAGCAGCGCTACAGCCTGCAGTGGCTGAAGGATCGGGCGCATCACACCGGGCACCTGAGAAACTTCCGTGCCGCCTTGCTCAAAGCCCTGGAAGAACTGGCTGATTTGAACCTGATCGCCAGCCCCCAGATCGGACTGGAAAAAGGCCGGGAAGTCGCCAGCTGGGTCCGAAATAACGGCCGGTCAGCATCGTAA